The Equus caballus isolate H_3958 breed thoroughbred chromosome 4, TB-T2T, whole genome shotgun sequence genome includes the window TATACTCTTTAGTCTTTCCTTggtgaaaataaagaataattgaaTGACATAAATTGGTGACAAATTTGAATATTCTATCAGTTCTTGGTGATGTCTTGAGTTCTTCCGTTCCTTCTCTCCAGAGAAGTGCTGACTGAGGAGAAGCAACATTTGTGTTGTCAACAGCCCATAGATCacaaaacaacaagtgtcagggTCCCTGGAGGTGGTGGGGGTCCCAACAGGTAAGCAGAGCGTGCCAGCAGGGAATCTGAACTTCAGTGCTCAAAGTCTAGGGAGGCAGGGCGTTGGTGTTCTGTAGCAGAGGCGTCCCAGATAGCAGCTGGGATTTAGGGGCCAAGATCCAATGCCTAGGAAGGGGGGACCAGAAGGAGACAGGCAGAGCCTAACTCAAGCTACTGGGCACCTTGCTACAAGAGTGACAGAAACTCTCTGGCCAAGGCAGAGGGCCAGTTATTCAACCCGGGCCCACCAAGGAGGGAGAGGATACCTACCAGCTTGGGGACTTGAAACCAGCAGTCCTTTTATCAAAGAATGGTGGTGCCACAGTGGCAGGGTGTTGGTAGAAGGAGCACTGCCTCTGGGGAATGTCAGAGCAAGCCGGAGCCTGGAGGAGCATGACTACTGTCAGCATAATAAGAGTAACACAAGCATTACCTCGGCAGGAGTCGCATGGTCCGGTTGCTGATATTGGTGTTGGATAGATTGAGATACAGGACCCCAGGACAGCCCTCAGAGATGTATCTCATTGACTCATCCTGCATAAAAACGGAGGGAGGACTCTTGTCAAACTCCAGCAGGCTTTGCTATTTCCCCATTATCTCTCTATCCTCTCCCTGCTCCAAAAAAGTCCATGCAAAACTGGGTCTCTTCATATTCTTTGATATTAGTTGTAAATCAAATTAAACAGAAGGTGACGGTTTTGCTTGAAGCCACATtgctccctctttcctcttccttgaaAATAAATTCCCATTCCATCACAATGACACTTCAATACAATTTGAATCCTTACAAGTTCCACTCTGTGACAGGAAATTTGAGCTCCAGGGTCAGACACTCTTGACTCTTCAGATGCACAAAAGTGGTTACAAGCAAATCCATTCGTAAACTTActaaaatgattttgaaagaCTGGAATGGTGAACGCTCTCAACTGGACTTCATGAAAAGTGAGTccatatttacacatatatgtttcgtctgtgtgtgtgtgtaattaagTTTCCGCAGTTCTGTCACTGAAGATAGTAAAACAGCTAAACAGGTTTTCACCAAATTTATGGGTAAGTTGAGATGGTGTGAAGTAAGGGGCTACATACATGTTGGACAGGAAATTTGGTGTTGGGGGTAGCTGGGGGCGAATCTCAAAGATTCAAGCAACTCTCCCCCAAGAGGTGAGACTGAGGTACAAGAGAATGGTGTGACTGTGacatgagagagacagaaaaaccaACAGTGATTTCGAGCATGAGCCCTAAATTGACATTTACAAGACCAGATGAATTGCAAGCTTTGATTGCAATGGAACAGCTTCTCGTATGGGTAACTACTTATAAAATGCTCTAGAATGAGTACCAgtaggtttttatttatttaatgatggTTGATGAGACTCCCCAGGGACAGTGAAGAGGTCAGCTAGTTTTACCATATTTGCAGTACATCAGTCCTGGAAAGAACAGGCCATTGCAGAAAGAGGTAAATTGTCACTTGACTAGGAGATGTGGTTTGGGGAAGAATTCTGCATGGTCAATACGGCCACCTCCAAGATCACTAAGGATGGCAAAGGTTTATTTTCAGCAGGATCATCAACGTTTATCATTCTCTTCCCAGCTATTTCCTGGAGTCATGGATATTAAAAGGATAGAATCCTGCAGGTCAGAGCTTCTGACACACAGGATAGTAACTGGCCGATCCACAGCGGCAGCAAACCACACCTTACAGAGAACACAAGCTTCTTTTTTAAGTTGTAAAACGGTATTTCTGCTGTAGGAAAGGTTCTGTGTGCCAGTTGTGCATGAGTACATGTGCAGGGCTTTCCATAAACTCTGCACTCTCTTGCCACTGCATTCAAGCTGCCAGCAATTTTTATAGATACTCTACCACCAAAGTGTAGGATTTGGATATAGGTGGATAGATAAAAAATGTACAGTACAATTTTCCCACCAGTAATGGAGAGAAAAACCATCATGGGTGGCATTGTAGTTTTATACAAACAAAATCTATCTTCAAAAATGTTCATGGTGCCAATCCAAGTGATGGTGCATCTGTTGGAAGACTCTGGCAAAAATGCAAACGAGATGGGGCAGATATGCGATAGAAGGCTATTTATACACACTTAGAGAGGTAGCCACAGAGAAGATGAAAATGTGGTGGGCAGGAAGAAGAAGATGGAGTATGCTTTATGTATGACAGAGGAATCTGATTTTCCCTTTGAGATGAGGAAGCAGACCATTCTCTGCATTTGCCTGTCTGGAGGAGCTTGGACGCCCAAACAAATTCAGACAAATCCTACTCTCATTATTTAAAAGAAGTCAAGGTTCACTCCCCAAATGCTTGAGCACATAAATGCAAAAACTATTTGAGTGTCTATGTTGCAGAATGGTTTCTGAATTTGTCCCCAATGCACTCAGATCTTTCTGGATGTAATATATTTGGAAGTCAAGCTTCTTAGAAATCAAATCTTTTTGAATGAATTTTACTCAACTCCTTAAAAATAAACCTGTCACTCAGTCTATGTCTCAAAGGCAAAAACAATAGCAAACTGTAGCTGGATAAAATTATCAGCCCTGTATATTATTAGACTCCAAAATTGAAAAAGTCTTTGATGTTCACAAATTCAACGCAGATGGCACTGTTTCGACTTTCCTATTAGAAAGTCAAATTTAAAGAATGTCTTCTTTTATTCGAGTGCAGAActgaagctccctgagggcaggaactgaAACTTGATCCATTTTAAATTCCCTATAACACCCATACATTATAACATATAAATCCCATATgtctttatacatatataaaggtAACTGTATCTTTAACACAGTAGGTACTATAAATATCcacagaaagaatgaaatagagTAGAAATTTGAAAGAAGGAGCTATAAGGATGAGGctgagaaggcaggaaggaggagccAACTTATGAGTCTTTCCACTTGTGCCAAGGGGTGTGGACATCACCCTGGAGTTGGGCAGGACACAATCCGGCTCTTCAGTCTATTCCTCCCATCTCCTCAGGCACTTGCTCCATGAGTTGCTTCAAATGAGTCTCCACCAGCCTCTAAACACCTAAGACAGCTTTCCCTCTCTCTATTTTCCTTGTGCCACCGCCTTAGCCACTTTTCTGGAAAGATCAGCTTATACCTAATGCCTCGTGTTCTCACCTCTTGTCCACTTCGCAACTCATTGCAGTTAGATTTCTGCCTGAATATCCCACTGGAACTATGCTAGCAAAAGTCACTGGTCACTTTCTGATTCTCAAATCCAGGAGGCCCTGCTCAGTCCTCTTCCTACCTGCTCACTGTGGTCATTTCTGAAACTCTTCACTCTCTTGCCTTCTGTGAGACCTCTCTGTTTTCAACCTACTTCTTTTACTGTTCCTTCTTAAGatcctttgttatttcttcttctctgcctgCTCCTAAAAGTCAGTGTTCCCCAAGGTTCAAACCCaagtcctcttctcttctcacacctgctctctctctctttctttctctctctcggtTGAGCTTATTCACTTTTGGATGGTTAATTATGACTTATACATCGGTGTCAACCCAAGATGGAATCTCAAGTTCTAGCCAATGTCGTCCATTACATACTTGATATCTCCATATGGTTTCATTCACTAAACAAATATTATAGAGTATTTACTATGCAAAGGTCTGTGCTGTGTGCTATAACTAACACCAAAAAATGAGACACATCTCCTGCCCTTGGGCCTCTTAGGCTAGCGGAGGAGGCAGAAACACTGTGATGAGTTACAACGAGAACCCAGAGGAGCAGCAGTGAACTCAGCCCTGGGAGCCAGTGATGTCTTGGTAAAAGAGGTGGTGCCTAAAGTAAGACTTAAAGCCTCACAAAGAGGAAAACTGAGGACAAAAGGGAAGGGCCTTCCCAGCGAAGAgcacagcctgagcaaaggcGAAACTGCAGGAAGCAGCTTGGCGCATGTGGCAGAGAAAGCAGAGCAGCCTGTGGTTGCTGAAACTTAATGAGTGTGCAGGAATTGGAGCAAGAcgaggctggagagggaggcagaggcgaGACTACAGAGGGTCCCCAAGATACAGGGATGTTAAAGAGCTTTGACTTTATCCAATAGTGTACATGACGAGTGTATGTGTAGATGATGGAAGATGGGAGTGAAATGGTCAGATCTACCTTTTCAAGGAGTATTATGTGCTCACAGGCTGAAAGACAGattggagggagaggaaagccTGGATACAGGGACCAGGAAGGCGCTGATGAGGGTAACCTGTTCATTTCCATCTTCTTTGGCATCACACATGACAGCCATGAAGACCACTAAAATGAGCCTCTTGTCTCTGCTGGGGCCTAGTTTTTTCTGTCTCATGCACTCATGGCCTTACATAAAAATATAGTTCATTTCTGTGTAATTGTTGAAAAGTTTCCACTTCCCAGATACTCCAACCTTGGGATATATCTACAGGGTTAAGAATAGCATTATAGAAATGGGATAAAATTTCCTGCCAATGTCTGACATAGTTTGCTTTTTTCCACAGTTAATCCTAAATGAGCACACAGGCATGTATTTTGGCAAAATCTCTGTGCATTAGTACTCTAACGTGGCCAGCCCGAACCTATATAAACAACAGTAAAATAAGCTTCTTATACTCACCGTGAGGGTTGGGCAGTCGGAGACATTCAGCTCTTGCAAATTTTTACAGAGACCTAAATCAAACAAGTAACACATCACGAACCAACCTATTacaaatttttaaacttaaagttTTTCCATCCTACGTTCAATGCAATGTAttcattagaaaacaaacaaaaaccttggCAAGTAACTTCTTCTAAGCACATGGCTTCTTTTCTcagaaaaatgatttcttttggccttaaaattaaaatatatacacatgttcATTATTGTTTGAGGAttacagaaggaaggagaaagaagaaaaatattgtttttggAAAAACAGTATATACTTCAGGCTTTTGACGTGCTTGAGGAAAACCCACCTGTACTTGAAGAAAACCAACTTGCTTTTTTTGTGGCATGACTTTCTTGacaatttttgctttctgtttccttttagcaatgcattacaaagaattttaaacatacaaaaaagttgaaagaattgaaGAATTATATACCCATCACCTAGATTctacaatttatattttactgtatttgctttatcacatatcCACCCATACACCCATCCCTCaatctgtcttatttttttatgcattttaaagcAAGGTGCAGACATCAGCACACTTTCCCCTCCAGTACTTCAGCAGGTGTATCATAAATAATTCAGCATGtataataattaacaaaatatttttgatttttttaggtTAGATTTATATACAATTTACAATGAACTGCAGATAGAGAAGTGGAAGGTCAGAAAGGCCAAGTGCCTGCTTAGCTCTGGGGCCAGAGGCAGCTGTAGTTTATGGTCTTACAGGGAAGAGGAGACATATATACAATGATAATCAGCGCCCTGGGGCTAGACCGGCAAGAAGTCAAACTCCACATCTGAGACAGAAGAGAGGCACTTAGGGGAAGGGACACAAAACGGTGAACGGGAGCAATGCTGAGGCAAAGAAGGGGGGAAGCATTCGGGGTGGAGGCGACCCCATCAAGCAGGAAAACTCCAGGCCAGGGGTGATCCTGGCATTCACACTCCTACAAGGATTAGGAAACACATCTGCTGCTCGTAACCACGCAGCCCCACAATAATAACAACAGAAATGTTATTAATTATAAGTCCATTTTGAACATTTCTTCCTCTGCCAAGAATTGACTGTGTCCTAAGTAATAAACACAAACCAAACCACTTTCAGAGTAAAAAAAATGGGAACAATTCTTAGAAATGTGCACATCTCTAAAGTCATGAGTAATACTTATTAAGGAAAAAGTGGATTCTCCAAAGAATATCACTAAGTTTATGAGATTAATGTTTTCATAGAATAGTTACTTGAGAGTGATTCATGccttcaccaaatatttatcaagaaccCGCTACGTGCTGGAAATTCTACAGGTGCTGGAAATAGAGctgtgaacaaaatagacaaaaatccttGCCCTTGGAGTTTACATCCTAGTTAGCGGAGTCTGACAGTAAACGAAAGAAGTCAAATATCTACTTTGACAGAGTACTAAGTGccctggagaaaaataaaacaagagatgGAGTAGAGTGGCcggagggtgggaggaggtggtACTCTAAGTAGAGCAGTCAGAGGAAGCGACTTGTGAGTCAAGATGTGCAAGAGATGACAAGGTCAGCTGCATAAATCTACCCCGAGCATTTCTGGAGCCCACATTCAACATGATTGGCGATCGGGAGACAGTAAAGGACAGAAGAGAAAAGCTCAGGAGGACAGCCTTTGGAGTCCTACTCTTGTTTGCACATCTCAAGTCTGGAAGGAGAACCCCTTTAATCCCTTGAATGCAATGTGATGATCAACTACAGGTTTCCGTTTTCATGATGCTAAGCCGTAACACAGTGGAGTCCTTGCCCTGGACCAGCACTGTGAGGAGTGTTACCCACATCAGCCGGTCTAATCCTCCCAGCAACGTTGGAGGCATCCTCAGCCCCACTTTACATATGCTGAAGATCGGGTTAAATAATTACCcggaggtcacacagctaagcaAGTAGGAGAGCCTTGATTCAAACTCAGGGCCCAAACATTTAGCCACTAAACCAGCCACGTAGGAGGGTGTGGAGCCGTCTATACTACTGTTCTGTACATGCCTTTACTAACTGGAAGGGCTTTGCTTAAAGAAAAAACCTGCTATTATCTGTCGAATAACATAGTGACAATGGTCCCTAACTGTTTTTTTCTCCTGCAACCTAGGGAACTCCACGGTACCTCAGCTGGGTCTCATTGTTCGTCAACTGCATTAGTTAAGCTTACCCACACTCGGATTTCAAAGGAATACTTTCACTGTTCCATCTGTCACACCAAGTAATCGGGGCCAGGTGGATGTCAGGATGCGTGTGGCTATCATCGTGATCCTGCTCTTCTTTTGCAAAGCCGCGGAGCTCCGTAAGGCAAGCCCACGGGGTGGGAGAAGCCGAGCGCCTCATGGCCGGGTGGCTGGGGGCCGGAGCGGCTCCAACCCAGTCAAACGCTACGCACCGGGCCTCCCCTGTGAAGTGTACACGTACCTTCACGAGAAGTACTTAGATTGTCAAGAAAGGAAGCTAGTATATGTGCTGCCTGGCTGGCCTCAGGATTTGCTGCATATGCTGTTAGCAAGAAACAAGATCCGCATACTGAAGAGCAGCATGTTTTCCAAGTTTCAAAAGCTGAAAAGCCTGGATCTGCAACAGAACGAGATCTCCAAAATTGACAACGAGGCTTTCTTCGGTTTGAATAAACTCACCACTCTCTTGCTGCAGCACAACCAGATCAAAGTCTTGACGGAGGAAGTGTTCCTCTACACCCCTCTCCTGAGCTACCTGCGTCTCTATGACAACCCCTGGTCCTGCACCTGCCAGATGGAAACGCTCGTTTCGATGCTGCAGATTCCGAGGAACCGGAATTTGGGGAACTATGCCAAGTGTGAAAGCCCGCcagaactcaaaaataaaaagctgcGGCAGATAAAATCTGAACAGTTATGcagtgaggaagaaaaggaacGAGTGGACCCAAAACCCCAAGTGTCAGGGAGACCCCCAGTCATCAAGCCTGAGGCCGATTCGACGCTTTGCTACAATTACGTGTTTCCCATACAAACGCTGGACTGCAAAAGGAAAGGTCTGTAAATTCCTTACTCTTTCATTTTCGTGGATGGTTACAGTTGCTCTCTGAATGTTATATCTCTTCCTGCGCCCCACCATGCCTTAGAATTTCTGGTGTCACTTCCACCAGAAATTATCTCCTCTATGACAATGGCATTTACAATAGAGGAGGGTGGGATGTATGCCCAAGAGGGGCAGCCATTGGGGTCCTACTCTTGTTTGCTCATCACAAGCAGTGGCTGTAAGAAATTCCTTTAATCTTAAATCCAACGTAATTTAATTTATGTGGGTAAACCAGGGGGTATGAAAACAAACGCAAACGGTGTCTGTATAACCTGACTTATACCCATTAAAGTCAAAACATGGTGTGTGTCGGGAGGAAATGATAACCTCCAGGAAAACAAGGTGCAGAAGAGGACGGGCGTGAGCACCATGAGAGGGGGCTGGTGGTGCAGTGACGACGAATCTGTAGTTCTTATAACTTAGTCTCGAAGTTCTAATAAACGCTTGCTAACATCCTAACATCTTAACGGTTCCCAAATTATCCcccaaaaaagcataaaaaatattgaaaaaaaacaaGGTCGAAAATCTTTAATCCAAGAACCAGGAGACTAAGGAAATCTTTTCAGAATATTACTTACTTTCTGAAAATCATTCCTGGGTTTTACATCCCACACTATCTTGGGCTAGTACAGTGCAGGACCCTGGCACAGATGGGATAAATTcatgaaataagaaaacagatgGGAGATTTTAACAGTGCTCTTGACAACGTCAGTGAAGacattctcaaagtgtggtccgggAACCGCTGATCTGCTGTAGGATAACAAGCCATGTGACAGTGTCtatctgtttcttttctgatgtGGATGAATACCATATGCGTAATATTAAGTTAAAGCCAAACGTCACTGAATTAGGGCCATATAGAGCACAGGGTCATTCCTTCCACTTATGTTGGGAGGtctggctttgttttgtttaagaacAAAAAGGGAAGGTCAAGAGGAACACAGAGACTGGCTCCTCTCAAGGGAACATAGGCAGGAATGGGTTGACATTGAAAGAGGAGGCAATCTGAGCCAGGAGTAAATCTGTTCATTTATCAGCAAAGTCGTGCTCAAGCCTTGtccctctctctgactctgaagGTGGCACCTGGTTAGATCCCACCAGGGCCCTGTGGCACGAAAAGATCTCTCGCTCCAACGCCCTGTGAGCTGTATATAATTTGATGCCATAGCAGAACAATGACACCGTGACCTGGGAGATGCCGTCACGGGATCCTCCGACTTTGAGAGAAAGCGCTCACTAATTGAGAAGCTGCTCTGCTGACACATGTGCTGTCCCCGACTTGCAGGAAGGGAGTagttacagaggaggaaaatgaggctcagggaggtttgGTCACTGGGCTGAGGGCTCACAGGTGAGCAGCAAGGCTAAGATTGGGACCACATTCTACCTGAGCCTGCTGCCTTCCAGAATTAATCTGATCATGTTCACACAAGCAGCTGCCTCGACAGTAAAGAATTAATGGAAGCATCAAAGAGTTCCCAAAGTCAGTTTGTGTGGTTTCTCTGTAGCCAGATTGGGTGGAATTTCCCTGACACCGTCACAGTGAGTACCGAGTGGTTCATGCCGAACAGCATATTTTACTAGGATTTCCTTTGTGATGCTTAAAAACTTGAATTTATGTATTCTAAAAACTAATACAAAGCTAGTCATCCTAGACTTGGGTTGGAAAAATTACTTGATATTGCCGAGGTTCTATCCTTCAGCTAAAGTTAATTTGCACTTCCTGCATCAGGTGATAAAGAGAAAGTAGGTATGGTTTTAAGTTCATTAATTATCAGAGAAAAAGGCCATCAACACAAAATTGAAGACTTCTACAGCTAAGCTACGCTGTAACTTAAGGAGAGAGAACATATTAGGAAATGGctttcttttctactgtttttctacTCTTGGGGCATTCCCTCCCCATTGAGCCTGTTTCTGCCATTGTCTTTTTTGCCAcgatatttttgtctctttttctcttggcaaaaatcaacgtacaaaaatacaaacatattttttattgcttCCTTTCCCCTACTTACTGTTGTCTAAACACAACCTTCCAGATATGCTCCATAAATTCATTCcccctgctttaaaaaaatacacatattacctactggaaaacagaataaataaagttTCACGACATACACAGTTAGTGTATATAATATAGGATCATACATTCAAGGACAATTCAAGTTGCTCCACATATTAACTACGTAAATCAGAGCCTACACGTTTTAGATTATAAAATGCAGAGTACTTTTGACTTTTAGTATCATTAATATAAATTGCTTTCACTATGGTTGACTGATGATAATCAGTGAGCTGCTTTCTTTACTCTTGCAAAGCAGTAATTTAAGCAAcctctataaataaaaatacatagaagCTACAGATCATGGCTAGAATTCAGGTATGACAATCTGAATTGAATCCACTCTAATTTCCTTCTCCCGTTCCATAAATAGCTAATATATGTCAAATACTAAGAATAAATGTTCAGCAATGTTCATCTCTAGCTCCCTGCCCGGGGGTAGTAGTACTTTTGATTGTGCTCCACACGTTAGACGCTATGGAGGGTCTGAAGGAGGCTAAATCGTGCCATCGAGAGCGGAACTGGCAGTGCTGTTCATGAATACGAGCTGTCATCTGCATGCTCTGTGTGCCTAAGACATCGCAGCTCACAGGCTTTATGCACTTACTCCTTGCAACCTTAAAAGaagcactattattatcctcattttgtaaatgaggcCACTGTGGTGTAGAGAAGTTAAGTGGCCCCtctaaggtcacac containing:
- the LRRC17 gene encoding leucine-rich repeat-containing protein 17, whose translation is MRVAIIVILLFFCKAAELRKASPRGGRSRAPHGRVAGGRSGSNPVKRYAPGLPCEVYTYLHEKYLDCQERKLVYVLPGWPQDLLHMLLARNKIRILKSSMFSKFQKLKSLDLQQNEISKIDNEAFFGLNKLTTLLLQHNQIKVLTEEVFLYTPLLSYLRLYDNPWSCTCQMETLVSMLQIPRNRNLGNYAKCESPPELKNKKLRQIKSEQLCSEEEKERVDPKPQVSGRPPVIKPEADSTLCYNYVFPIQTLDCKRKELKKVPNNIPPDIVKLDLSYNKIKLLRPKEFEDVHELKKLNLSSNGLEFIDPAAFLGLTHLEELDLSNNSLQNFDYGVLEDLYFLKLLWLRDNPWRCDYHIHYLYYWLRHHYNVHYNGLECKMPEEYKGWFVGKYVRSYYEECPKDKLPAYPEIFDQDTEEEEWEKIHKDHTAKKQSVRITIVG